The Edaphobacter sp. 12200R-103 genome contains a region encoding:
- a CDS encoding UvrB/UvrC motif-containing protein produces the protein MAASFQFDKTAEFSPGNADEILRSIPAQPGVFALYGKQENSEPYLTRAADLRRRMKRLLAPPESQSKRLNLRDRVARIEYTVTGSEFESTLTLYHATAAIFGYAEARRRLRLHTPAFLRLATENEFPRLYVTNRLSKRGLAQTYGPFPSRAAAERYCDAVLDLFKLRRCHEDLAPYPEHPGCVYGEMKKCIEPCKQACTAEEYAAEASAVKAFLDSRGESVLERISREREKASEEMEFEKAAQLHEQHQKVKAAAALADELVQPVPELRAIMVQKAAAIEEREDEAAVFLLAAGCIVGPERLSTLGVRAVKEQTSVGSSLFAQPLMLAPVPLEGEAAEAADAPEDRARKVIGQLEQRVSAVNDLALLSDHLSLFRRWYYRPEKQRVGEVFLPNPDGGWPVRRILRGAARQVLGEPKPLPDVQREAAKKTRVLHKGRPDVERVVPVVNKE, from the coding sequence GTGGCGGCCAGCTTCCAGTTCGATAAGACAGCAGAATTCTCGCCGGGAAACGCCGACGAGATTCTGCGCTCTATCCCCGCACAGCCCGGTGTATTCGCGCTCTATGGTAAGCAGGAAAACTCTGAGCCTTACCTGACGCGAGCGGCTGACCTGCGCCGTCGCATGAAACGTCTGCTGGCTCCGCCGGAGTCGCAGTCCAAGCGCCTGAACCTGCGCGACCGCGTCGCTCGTATCGAGTACACCGTCACCGGCTCGGAGTTCGAGTCGACCCTGACGCTCTATCACGCGACCGCTGCGATCTTTGGGTACGCTGAAGCCCGTCGTCGTCTCCGTCTGCACACGCCGGCGTTTCTGCGCCTCGCTACAGAGAACGAGTTTCCCCGTCTGTACGTGACCAATCGGCTGTCGAAGCGAGGCCTGGCACAAACGTACGGACCTTTTCCATCGCGTGCCGCCGCAGAGCGCTACTGCGACGCCGTGCTCGATCTTTTCAAGCTGCGACGCTGCCACGAAGATCTCGCGCCGTATCCGGAGCATCCCGGTTGCGTCTATGGCGAGATGAAGAAGTGTATCGAGCCATGCAAGCAGGCCTGCACGGCCGAGGAGTACGCGGCTGAGGCATCCGCCGTGAAGGCGTTTCTCGACAGCCGTGGCGAGAGCGTTTTGGAGAGGATCTCCAGGGAGCGCGAGAAGGCTTCAGAAGAGATGGAGTTTGAAAAGGCCGCGCAGCTCCACGAACAACACCAGAAGGTGAAGGCGGCTGCAGCGCTCGCCGATGAACTTGTCCAGCCTGTCCCGGAGCTGCGCGCCATCATGGTCCAGAAGGCCGCTGCCATCGAGGAGCGGGAAGATGAGGCTGCAGTCTTTCTGCTCGCGGCCGGTTGCATTGTCGGTCCTGAACGGCTTTCAACCCTTGGCGTCCGAGCAGTCAAGGAGCAGACGAGCGTGGGCAGCTCTCTGTTTGCCCAGCCCCTGATGCTGGCCCCTGTGCCTCTGGAAGGCGAGGCGGCAGAGGCCGCTGACGCTCCTGAGGACCGCGCTCGCAAAGTGATCGGGCAGCTTGAGCAGAGGGTGAGTGCTGTGAATGACCTTGCCCTTCTGAGTGATCATCTGTCGCTGTTCCGCCGTTGGTATTACCGGCCGGAGAAGCAGAGAGTCGGCGAGGTCTTCCTGCCGAATCCCGATGGTGGATGGCCCGTGCGTCGCATCCTCCGTGGAGCCGCAAGGCAGGTCCTGGGCGAGCCAAAGCCCCTGCCTGATGTGCAGCGCGAGGCAGCGAAGAAGACGCGCGTGCTCCACAAGGGCCGTCCTGATGTGGAGCGAGTTGTGCCGGTCGTGAATAAGGAATAG
- a CDS encoding valine--tRNA ligase: MSHELPKAYDPSVIEERWAKYWVEEHLFDVATPEDTDESRKKFTMLLPPPNVTGRLHMGHMLNQTEMDILTRWHRMCGETAVWVPGTDHAGIATQMMVERQLASEGTNRRALGREAFVDRVWEWKGVYGGAILDQMKRLGASVDWSREYFTMDDRLSVAVKECFVRLWEQGLIYRGAYIVNWDPAIQTAVSDLEVEHEERVGKIYHIRYPLADGTGSIVVATTRPETMLGDVAVAVNPTDERYTALIGKMVRLPLSGVNDGPEREIPILADDWAKPEFGTGAVKVTPAHDPNDFAIGQRHGLPNLSILDETAHVALPGSPYDGMERYAAREKMVEDLRESGLLVEVKDHTLSIGLSQRTGVVIEPRLSQQWFLKIQPLADKAIEAVDKGYIRFTPDQYRKTYDEWMKNIHDWCISRQLWWGHRIPAWHCGKCGEIVVARETPRACSKCGSEDLTQETDVLDTWFSSGLLPFTAFGWPGAEGSNGLTADLAEFYPTELLVTGFDILFFWVARMIMLGCHFMLDVPMPDGSKRTLKDAVPFREVYIHALVRDADRQKMSKTKGNVIDPIEIVTKYGTDAVRFTLASMASPGTDIAFSESRTEGYRAFANKIWNAARFLFMQMDRAREAGYKVSMLASGAVPELPEDTPLETRWIFGRLHAVSAEVERSLTDYRFDEAAAAVYQFFWGEFCDWYLELVKLRLEFGDGVEKNATTALTLASLVAVFEAALRLLSPFMPFLTEELWHALYEGKAPAKSIALTRYPQSKDFAADEASVTAMATLQDLITTVRALRKELGVPEKEAAPVRLHAENRVVALVDGNRDMLAKMARVSDVEFAEETLSGSNARATASFDVAVIYERQIDVEAERERLTKELAKLEKGLTAAERQLGNEAFMAKAPAHIVEGLRKQAAETKMLHEKAKAAMDALPVA; encoded by the coding sequence ATGAGCCACGAATTACCGAAAGCATACGATCCGTCCGTTATTGAAGAGCGCTGGGCTAAGTACTGGGTAGAAGAGCACCTGTTCGACGTTGCTACCCCAGAGGATACGGACGAGAGCCGTAAGAAGTTCACCATGTTGTTGCCACCGCCGAATGTGACGGGCCGGCTGCACATGGGCCACATGCTGAACCAGACCGAGATGGACATCCTGACGCGATGGCACAGGATGTGCGGGGAGACCGCGGTCTGGGTTCCGGGAACGGACCACGCCGGAATTGCGACCCAGATGATGGTGGAGCGGCAGCTTGCGAGCGAGGGAACGAACCGGCGCGCGCTGGGGCGCGAGGCCTTTGTGGACCGCGTGTGGGAGTGGAAGGGCGTCTACGGCGGCGCCATTCTGGACCAGATGAAACGGCTGGGCGCCAGCGTGGACTGGAGCCGCGAGTACTTTACGATGGACGACCGGCTGAGCGTGGCGGTCAAAGAGTGCTTCGTGCGGCTGTGGGAGCAGGGGCTGATCTATCGCGGTGCCTACATTGTGAACTGGGACCCGGCGATCCAGACGGCGGTGAGCGATCTCGAAGTGGAGCACGAGGAGCGGGTAGGCAAGATCTACCACATCCGCTATCCACTGGCGGACGGGACGGGATCGATCGTGGTGGCGACGACGCGGCCGGAGACGATGCTGGGCGACGTTGCGGTTGCGGTGAATCCGACGGACGAACGCTATACGGCGCTGATTGGGAAGATGGTAAGGCTGCCGCTGAGCGGCGTGAATGATGGGCCGGAGCGCGAGATTCCGATCCTGGCGGATGACTGGGCTAAGCCAGAGTTTGGTACGGGTGCGGTGAAGGTGACTCCGGCTCATGACCCGAATGACTTTGCCATCGGGCAGCGGCATGGGCTGCCGAACCTTTCGATTCTGGATGAGACGGCGCATGTGGCGCTGCCGGGCTCGCCGTATGACGGGATGGAGCGGTATGCGGCTCGCGAAAAGATGGTCGAAGACCTGCGCGAGAGCGGGCTGCTGGTAGAGGTGAAGGACCATACGCTTTCGATCGGGCTGAGCCAGAGGACGGGAGTAGTGATCGAGCCGCGGCTTTCGCAGCAGTGGTTCCTGAAGATACAGCCGCTGGCCGACAAGGCGATTGAGGCGGTAGACAAGGGATATATCCGGTTTACTCCGGATCAGTACAGGAAGACGTATGACGAGTGGATGAAGAACATCCACGACTGGTGCATCTCGCGGCAGCTGTGGTGGGGACACAGGATTCCGGCGTGGCACTGCGGGAAGTGCGGGGAGATCGTGGTAGCTCGCGAGACGCCTCGTGCGTGCAGCAAGTGCGGTTCGGAAGATCTGACGCAGGAGACGGATGTTCTGGATACGTGGTTCTCGAGTGGACTGCTTCCCTTCACCGCGTTTGGGTGGCCGGGGGCGGAGGGCTCGAACGGACTGACGGCGGACCTGGCGGAGTTCTACCCGACGGAGCTGCTGGTGACGGGCTTCGACATCCTGTTCTTCTGGGTGGCGAGGATGATCATGCTGGGGTGCCACTTCATGCTGGATGTGCCGATGCCGGACGGGTCGAAGCGCACGCTGAAGGATGCGGTGCCCTTCCGCGAGGTGTACATCCATGCTCTGGTTCGCGATGCGGACCGGCAGAAGATGTCGAAGACCAAGGGCAACGTCATCGATCCGATCGAGATTGTGACGAAGTATGGCACGGACGCGGTGAGGTTTACGCTGGCGAGTATGGCTTCGCCTGGCACAGATATTGCATTTAGTGAGTCGCGCACGGAGGGGTATCGTGCGTTTGCCAACAAGATCTGGAATGCGGCGCGGTTCCTGTTTATGCAGATGGATCGTGCGCGCGAGGCTGGCTACAAGGTTTCGATGCTGGCGAGCGGCGCTGTACCGGAGCTTCCGGAGGATACGCCGCTCGAGACACGGTGGATCTTCGGCAGGCTGCATGCCGTGAGCGCGGAGGTGGAGCGTTCGCTGACGGATTACCGTTTCGACGAGGCGGCGGCGGCGGTGTACCAGTTCTTCTGGGGCGAGTTCTGCGACTGGTACCTGGAACTGGTGAAGCTGCGGCTGGAGTTCGGGGATGGTGTCGAGAAGAATGCAACGACGGCGCTCACGCTGGCTTCGCTGGTGGCGGTGTTTGAGGCTGCACTTCGTCTGCTGAGTCCGTTTATGCCGTTCCTGACGGAAGAGCTGTGGCATGCGCTGTATGAGGGCAAGGCTCCGGCGAAGTCGATTGCGCTGACGCGGTACCCGCAGTCGAAGGACTTTGCAGCGGATGAGGCCTCTGTCACCGCGATGGCTACGCTGCAGGATCTGATTACGACGGTGCGGGCGCTCAGGAAGGAACTTGGGGTTCCGGAGAAGGAGGCCGCTCCGGTCCGGCTGCATGCGGAGAATCGCGTAGTCGCGCTGGTAGATGGGAATCGCGACATGCTGGCGAAGATGGCTCGGGTATCGGATGTGGAGTTTGCCGAGGAGACGCTGTCAGGCAGCAATGCGCGTGCAACGGCGAGCTTTGACGTGGCAGTGATCTATGAGCGTCAGATCGATGTGGAGGCAGAGCGCGAGCGGCTGACGAAGGAGCTGGCCAAGCTCGAAAAGGGGCTGACTGCAGCGGAGAGGCAGTTGGGCAATGAGGCATTTATGGCGAAGGCTCCGGCGCATATCGTCGAAGGGCTGAGGAAGCAGGCGGCCGAGACGAAGATGCTCCACGAAAAGGCGAAGGCGGCGATGGATGCTCTGCCGGTTGCTTAG
- the rpe gene encoding ribulose-phosphate 3-epimerase, which translates to MIELAFSILASDFAHLADEVKAAERGGGSIVHVDVMDGHFVPNITFGPPMVEALRPVTNLPLDCHLMIENPDEYIPAFAEAGADLLSVHQEVCRHLHRTLQLISDHGMLPGVVINPATPVDTLIEVLPMVHYVLVMSVNPGFGGQKFIPFTVEKIAYLAALRKEMGLNFRIEVDGGIAPDTVASVVKAGAEMLVAGSAVFSKGKTEQNARKLLKLARAAAPDKAAGKG; encoded by the coding sequence TTGATAGAGCTGGCATTTTCGATACTGGCCTCGGACTTTGCTCATCTGGCGGATGAGGTGAAGGCGGCTGAGCGCGGCGGCGGAAGCATTGTTCACGTGGACGTGATGGACGGGCACTTTGTTCCGAACATTACATTTGGGCCTCCCATGGTAGAGGCGCTGCGTCCGGTGACGAACCTTCCGCTGGACTGCCACCTGATGATCGAGAATCCGGACGAGTACATTCCGGCGTTTGCAGAGGCGGGAGCGGACCTGCTGAGCGTGCACCAGGAGGTCTGCCGTCACCTGCACAGGACACTGCAGTTGATCTCGGACCATGGAATGTTGCCGGGGGTAGTGATCAATCCGGCAACCCCGGTGGATACGCTGATCGAGGTGCTGCCCATGGTGCACTATGTCCTGGTGATGAGCGTGAACCCGGGTTTCGGGGGGCAGAAGTTTATTCCGTTTACCGTGGAGAAGATCGCCTATCTGGCCGCACTGCGCAAGGAGATGGGCCTGAACTTCAGGATTGAAGTAGACGGGGGAATCGCTCCCGATACGGTCGCCTCGGTCGTCAAAGCAGGAGCGGAGATGCTGGTGGCCGGGTCTGCGGTCTTCAGCAAGGGCAAGACCGAACAAAATGCCAGAAAACTCCTGAAACTTGCCCGCGCCGCGGCACCAGACAAGGCTGCCGGGAAAGGCTAG
- a CDS encoding TldD/PmbA family protein — protein MPAETQKAPKTDLRQLANDILTRALKAGATDAEAVVYEGDEFSARVRLGQVETLKESGSRAVGLRVFLGQKVASTSSSDFSGDAIERLVEGAIALASVTSVDPFTGLPEPDEFGQLEGDLKMYFDDVNQLPPAERIEIARRAESAAMAFDTRIQNSGGADFDTGTSHKILTNSRGFTGEYRRSYCGFSVSPIAVDEKGGMQRNYWYSSSRTASRLESPEEIGRIAAERTLRRLGARRVPTQKAPVVFSPEIARSIIGNIFDAANGDAIYRHATFFADMLGKQVAGENITVVDDGTMMLDGIAGFGTSPFDGEGLPTRRTVLVQNGILENYVNNTYTARKLNMKSTGNASRGLAGNPGIGSGNFYLEPGTQTPEEIIAAIPNGLYVTETMGFGVNLVTGDYSQGASGLWIENGELAYPVEEITIAGNLKDMYRNIVAIGNDLVFRSSAAAPTIQVEGMTIAGS, from the coding sequence ATGCCTGCTGAAACCCAGAAAGCCCCGAAAACCGACCTCCGCCAGCTTGCGAACGACATACTCACCCGCGCCCTCAAGGCCGGAGCAACCGACGCCGAAGCCGTTGTTTATGAAGGAGATGAATTCTCCGCCCGTGTCCGCCTCGGTCAGGTCGAGACCCTCAAGGAATCCGGCTCCCGCGCCGTTGGCCTCCGCGTCTTCCTGGGGCAGAAGGTTGCCAGTACGTCATCGTCGGACTTCTCCGGCGATGCCATCGAGCGGCTGGTCGAAGGCGCCATCGCGCTGGCCAGCGTAACCAGCGTAGACCCGTTTACCGGTTTGCCGGAACCCGACGAGTTCGGCCAGCTCGAAGGCGATCTCAAGATGTACTTTGATGACGTCAACCAGCTTCCTCCCGCCGAGCGCATCGAGATCGCCCGCCGCGCCGAGTCCGCCGCGATGGCCTTCGACACCCGCATCCAGAACTCCGGCGGTGCCGACTTCGACACCGGAACCTCGCACAAGATCCTCACCAACTCACGCGGCTTCACCGGCGAGTACCGCCGCAGCTACTGCGGCTTCTCCGTCTCTCCCATCGCGGTCGACGAAAAGGGCGGAATGCAGCGCAACTACTGGTACTCCAGCTCGCGCACCGCGTCCCGGCTCGAGTCGCCCGAAGAGATCGGCCGTATCGCCGCCGAGCGCACCCTGCGCCGCCTCGGCGCCCGGCGCGTCCCCACCCAGAAGGCGCCCGTCGTCTTCTCGCCCGAGATCGCCCGCTCCATCATCGGCAACATCTTCGACGCCGCGAACGGTGACGCGATCTACCGCCACGCAACCTTCTTCGCCGACATGCTCGGCAAGCAGGTCGCCGGCGAGAACATCACCGTCGTCGACGACGGGACCATGATGCTCGATGGCATCGCCGGCTTCGGAACCTCGCCCTTCGACGGCGAGGGTCTGCCGACACGCCGCACGGTCCTGGTCCAGAACGGCATTCTCGAGAACTACGTGAACAACACCTACACCGCCCGCAAGCTCAACATGAAGTCGACCGGAAACGCCTCCCGCGGACTGGCCGGAAACCCAGGAATCGGCTCCGGCAACTTTTACCTCGAGCCCGGCACGCAGACGCCTGAGGAGATCATCGCAGCGATTCCGAACGGCCTCTACGTCACCGAGACGATGGGCTTCGGGGTCAACCTTGTCACCGGAGACTACTCGCAGGGTGCGTCCGGACTCTGGATTGAAAACGGCGAACTTGCCTATCCGGTCGAGGAGATCACGATTGCCGGGAACCTGAAGGACATGTACCGCAACATCGTGGCGATCGGCAACGATCTCGTCTTCCGCAGCTCCGCCGCCGCGCCCACGATCCAGGTGGAAGGCATGACGATTGCTGGATCCTGA
- the bamD gene encoding outer membrane protein assembly factor BamD encodes MNHRSSFFPSLRAAMLAGVAVAMMAMPVASHAQDNAAPQTTTDATAQPQADATLQAAPESSSKRGRKKDKKEKEDKVVQSKDTVKRMRDEKKNDAITEADAKLPDRQLYDKALHATKKGHFDVARLDLQTLLNTYPDSQYQMKAKLAIADSWYREGGTAALMQAEQEYKDFITFFPNAPEAAEAQMRVGDIYFRQMDKPDRDYTKALHAQDEYRLMLQQFPDSPLVPQAKQRLREVQEVLATREAEIAGFYATHENWPATIARYQTVADTYPQFSRMDDVLVALGDAYASEARIVRSQPQLPEGAKARLSKIYTDRAVAAYKKVALEHSASAHVEDARDRLAAMNVPIPTPTPEEAAASAALENSRGQYRLQDRAKLMILRRPDTVLAAHAGDPPLTDPKPTLAPTVVRQIQEDYKEALNPASAEKAPSAGTPTTEAATPEATPAPSTPAAPAKPAAPLQLQDIPSSGGGSNGDATMTNVPANTAQPATTAPSGGANSMGVEVLTPGANGQAPAQNNNDANGGLKAVGPTNTATPPPIEKPAEAPDAVNDVNPNAQPKGQAVQPANGKKAPKPAFDNDEESSSTHKKKKGLKKLNPF; translated from the coding sequence ATGAATCATCGTTCTTCTTTCTTTCCGAGTCTTCGGGCTGCGATGCTGGCAGGGGTTGCCGTTGCCATGATGGCGATGCCTGTAGCGAGCCACGCACAGGACAACGCTGCTCCCCAGACGACGACTGACGCCACGGCCCAACCGCAGGCGGACGCGACCCTGCAGGCTGCGCCTGAGTCTTCCAGCAAGAGGGGCAGGAAGAAAGATAAGAAGGAAAAGGAAGACAAGGTCGTTCAGTCGAAGGACACCGTCAAGCGGATGCGCGACGAGAAGAAGAACGACGCGATCACAGAGGCAGACGCGAAGCTTCCCGACCGCCAGCTCTACGACAAGGCTCTGCATGCCACCAAGAAGGGCCACTTCGACGTAGCGCGGCTGGATCTGCAGACGCTGCTGAATACCTATCCCGATTCTCAGTATCAGATGAAGGCCAAGCTGGCGATTGCTGACAGCTGGTATCGCGAGGGTGGAACGGCTGCGCTGATGCAGGCCGAACAGGAGTACAAGGACTTTATTACCTTCTTCCCGAACGCTCCTGAGGCCGCCGAAGCGCAGATGCGCGTTGGCGACATCTACTTCCGCCAGATGGACAAGCCGGACCGCGACTACACGAAGGCATTGCACGCACAGGATGAATACCGACTGATGCTGCAGCAGTTCCCGGATTCTCCACTGGTCCCGCAGGCGAAGCAGCGACTGCGGGAGGTCCAGGAGGTTCTGGCGACGCGCGAGGCGGAGATTGCGGGATTCTATGCAACACATGAAAACTGGCCGGCGACGATTGCGCGGTACCAGACGGTAGCCGATACCTATCCGCAGTTCAGCCGCATGGACGATGTACTGGTCGCCCTGGGGGATGCGTATGCGTCCGAAGCCAGGATCGTTCGTTCGCAACCTCAGCTTCCTGAGGGAGCGAAGGCCCGGCTCTCGAAGATCTATACCGACCGGGCCGTGGCAGCCTATAAGAAGGTTGCGCTGGAGCACTCGGCATCTGCTCACGTTGAAGACGCGAGAGATCGCCTGGCAGCGATGAATGTGCCCATTCCCACGCCGACTCCAGAGGAGGCGGCAGCGAGCGCAGCGCTGGAGAACAGCCGTGGACAATATCGTCTGCAGGACCGTGCGAAGCTGATGATCCTGCGCCGACCGGATACTGTACTGGCTGCCCACGCAGGCGATCCTCCGCTTACCGACCCGAAGCCGACACTCGCCCCGACCGTCGTCCGACAGATTCAGGAGGACTATAAGGAGGCCTTGAATCCGGCTTCGGCGGAGAAAGCTCCTTCAGCGGGAACTCCAACGACGGAGGCAGCGACCCCTGAGGCAACACCTGCACCATCGACACCTGCCGCACCGGCTAAGCCTGCGGCGCCACTGCAGCTTCAGGACATTCCATCCTCGGGTGGAGGAAGTAACGGCGACGCCACAATGACCAATGTTCCGGCAAATACGGCGCAACCGGCGACGACGGCTCCGAGTGGCGGGGCTAATTCGATGGGGGTCGAGGTTCTGACCCCGGGAGCGAATGGGCAGGCGCCTGCGCAGAACAATAACGATGCGAATGGCGGTCTGAAGGCGGTGGGACCGACAAACACGGCGACGCCACCTCCGATCGAGAAGCCTGCAGAGGCTCCGGATGCTGTGAACGACGTCAACCCTAACGCCCAGCCCAAGGGTCAGGCGGTGCAGCCGGCGAATGGCAAGAAGGCTCCGAAACCGGCGTTCGACAACGATGAAGAGTCGTCGAGCACACACAAGAAGAAGAAGGGTCTGAAGAAGCTGAATCCCTTCTAA